The Oxalobacter aliiformigenes nucleotide sequence GTCCAGCTGGAAAACGGCGCTTCGGTCAAAAGCAGAACCGTCATTGTCGCAACTGGCGCCAGCTGGCGAAAAATGCAGGTTCCGGGAGAGGAAAAATATATCGGCCGGGGTATCGCTTTCTGTCCACACTGTGATGGCCCGCTCTATAAAAACAAGAAAATTGCCGTCATTGGCGGAGGCAATTCGGCCGTCGAGGCAGCGATTGATTTGGCAACCATTGCAGAACATGTCTCGGTTCTGGTCCGTGGAACAAAATTGACAGCGGATACCGTATTGCAGGACAAGCTGTTTTCCCTGAAGAATGTCACATTGATCACTCAGGCAAAAACAGTTGAGGTAACGGGAGACGGACAAAAAGTGAATGGACTCGTATACCAAGACCTCTCCACTTCTTCAAACCGTACTTTGCCGGTCGCCGGTATTTTCGTCCAGATCGGACAGGTTCCCACTACCGAATGGCTGAAAGAAACACCTGTCAAGCTGAATGAAAAGAATGAAATCGAAGTCGATGTTTACAACAGGACATCCGTACCCGGTATTTTCGCTGCAGGAGATGTGACATCTTCACCTTACAAGCAAATCGTCATCGCCATGGGGGATGGGGCAAAAGCATCCTTAAGTGCATTCGATTACCTGATCCGTCACTGATCAATTGTCGTTTTGCCAGGGCCGTTATTGAATAACGGCCTTTTTTATTGGTATTGTTATAAAGTTGCGCAAGACAGGCGACATCCATTTTTATCACGGAAACCTATGCAAATCGAAGAAAAAATCACCAAAGCCGCCGAACTCATCCTGCAGGCTGACGGACTGCTGATTGCGGCCGGAGCCGGTATGGGAGTCGATTCGGGACTTCCCGACTTCCGGGGAAACGAAGGGCTATGGCGTGCTTATCCCGAACTCGGCAAACATCGCATCTCATTTGTCGAAATTGCCAATCCGAATGCTTTCTCCGACAATGCCCGTCTGGCATGGGGTTTTTACGGACACCGGCTGAAACGCTACCGGGAAACACAACCTCATGAAGGTTTCCGGATTCTGAAAGAAATCGCTGAAAAACGGGTTCATGGCGCTTTTATTTTCACAAGCAACGTGGATGGACAGTTTCAGAAAGCAGGATTCGATGACTCCCGCATTGCAGAATGCCACGGTTCCATCCACCACTTGCAGTGCACGATACCTTGTTCTGCCTCGATCTGGACGAGTGAAGGATTATCCGTTGAAATCGATGAAGAAAACTGCCGCCTTCTCTCGAACTTCCCGC carries:
- a CDS encoding SIR2 family NAD-dependent protein deacylase, encoding MQIEEKITKAAELILQADGLLIAAGAGMGVDSGLPDFRGNEGLWRAYPELGKHRISFVEIANPNAFSDNARLAWGFYGHRLKRYRETQPHEGFRILKEIAEKRVHGAFIFTSNVDGQFQKAGFDDSRIAECHGSIHHLQCTIPCSASIWTSEGLSVEIDEENCRLLSNFPLCPECHGLSRPNILMFNDWGWISNRTEMQMERLNKWYRKTSRLVVIEIGAGVHVPTVRRASESFNVPIIRINPDYPEVPKSTDIGLALGATDALRSIKNRIELIA